Proteins from a single region of Amblyomma americanum isolate KBUSLIRL-KWMA chromosome 10, ASM5285725v1, whole genome shotgun sequence:
- the LOC144106665 gene encoding uncharacterized protein LOC144106665, protein MPDMSKRIEVTFDEAQEDKDLQQRVALELNVSRSTRQLDADEEFTSSLDSNYQVDLAVGNSTVVQVKQNSPSNMRMQISLNDPSGQPCQGCQESANADETTVAIPSPGMVGNRTLHMTSLTSTPVKVSVRVESEPRAKDYEPILVTCKMPYLIVDKSDRAVVFAKVTKGTKSVLDAVVLARVYRPEKDPLPIKFPLHDDGECKSQC, encoded by the exons ATGCCGGACATGTCCAAGCGAATCGAGGTGACCTTCGACGAAGCACAGGAAGACAAAGACCTACAGCAGCGCGTGGCGCTTGAGCTGAACGTTTCAAGAAGCACGAGG CAGTTGGATGCCGACGAAGAGTTCACGAGCTCGCTTGACAGTAACTACCAAGTGGACTTGGCCGTAGGAAACTCGACGGTGGTGCAAGTGAAGCAAAACAGCCCTAGCAACATGCGAATGCAGATCAGCCTCAACGACCCCAGCGGGCAGCCGTGCCAGGGTTGCCAGGAAAGTGCGAACGCGGACGAAACAACCGTCGCCATACCGAGTCCGGGAATG GTTGGAAACAGGACACTTCATATGACGAGTCTCACCTCGACCCCAGTGAAGGTCAGCGTCCGGGTGGAGTCCGAACCCAGAGCAAAAGACTACGAGCCGATACTAGTCACCTGCAAGATGCCCTACTTGATCGTGGACAAGTCCGACCGAGCGGTCGTCTTCGCCAAGGTCACCAAGGGTACGAAGTCGGTTCTAGACGCCGTCGTCCTCGCCAGAGTTTACCGCCCGGAGAAGGATCCGCTGCCGATAAAGTTCCCACTTCATGACGACGGAGAATGTAAGAGCCAGTGCTAG